Proteins encoded by one window of Dioscorea cayenensis subsp. rotundata cultivar TDr96_F1 chromosome 6, TDr96_F1_v2_PseudoChromosome.rev07_lg8_w22 25.fasta, whole genome shotgun sequence:
- the LOC120263192 gene encoding transcription factor SPT20 homolog produces the protein MNQNEQKIETQMQEDSICPCTSSVTENNSEKCSKPQKSQSFEVTSSNTTKQDQNQQKDRLASLDDASLQAKVENSERKFIERQQQQQQEKKRRKLLIEDDDVEDNDHKSMNQNEQRIETQMQEDSICPCTSSVTENNSEKCSKPQKSQSCEVTSSNTTKQDQNQQKDCLASLDDVSLQAKLESSKRKFIERQQEQVF, from the exons ATGAACCAAAATGAGCagaagattgaaactcaaatgcAAGAGGACTCTATTTGTCCATGTACTAGTTCAGTCACTGAGAACAATTCAGAGAAATGCTCAAAACCTCAGAAATCACAATCATTTGAAGTCACTAGCTCTAATACAACAAAGCAGGATCAGAATCAACAAAAG GATCGCTTGGCTTCTCTTGATGATGCGTCTCTCCAAGCAAAGGTGGAGAATTCAGAGAGGAAGTTCATTGagagacaacaacaacaacaacaag aaaaaaagaggagaaaattATTGATTGAAGACGATGATGTTGAAGACAATGATCACAAGTCTATGAACCAAAATGAGCAGAGGATTGAAACTCAAATGCAAGAGGACTCTATTTGTCCATGTACTAGTTCAGTCACTGAGAACAATTCAGAGAAATGCTCAAAACCTCAGAAATCACAATCATGTGAAGTCACTAGCTCTAATACAACAAAGCAGGATCAGAATCAACAAAAG GATTGTTTGGCTTCTCTTGATGATGTATCTCTCCAAGCAAAACTAGAGAGTTCCAAGAGGAAGTTCATTGAAAGACAACAAGAACAAG TATTCTAA